From Gloeothece citriformis PCC 7424, the proteins below share one genomic window:
- a CDS encoding GIY-YIG nuclease family protein: MPESSKTTAITFRCPSDVIDSIDGQAKATRQNRTDVLVDLILGSVPNVKVTERQKLPPLPAIYFVFTPDKRLLYIGKADNLQKRWNNHYKYQYFLETSIDSRIGYFTLDNADSLDEVIEEFKEESVATPQENILVTNGQLNELRQELYSLKRQFDITFASLSQFGLDNLLKRFEAVKPPRGKQTWQPTGEDQREGITRGNLMRHFGFNSTPDLESAALFYSLDPDKYLEELSGWQCKPMDKNNSRSRFFPHKS, translated from the coding sequence ATGCCCGAAAGCTCAAAGACAACAGCTATTACCTTCCGTTGCCCGTCTGATGTAATTGATAGTATTGACGGTCAAGCTAAAGCGACCCGTCAGAACAGAACTGATGTGCTAGTCGATTTAATTCTCGGTTCAGTTCCCAATGTGAAAGTTACAGAACGTCAAAAACTGCCCCCTCTACCTGCTATCTACTTTGTCTTTACCCCAGACAAGCGTTTATTGTACATTGGGAAAGCTGATAACCTACAGAAGCGTTGGAATAATCATTATAAGTATCAATACTTCCTCGAAACCTCTATCGATTCTAGAATTGGCTATTTTACCCTTGATAATGCTGATAGTTTAGATGAGGTTATAGAAGAGTTTAAAGAGGAATCTGTAGCCACCCCTCAAGAAAATATTTTAGTAACAAATGGGCAGTTAAACGAACTCAGGCAGGAACTCTACAGCCTAAAACGACAGTTTGACATTACCTTTGCTAGTCTGTCCCAATTTGGACTAGACAACCTACTAAAGCGGTTTGAGGCCGTTAAACCCCCTAGAGGTAAGCAAACATGGCAACCCACCGGTGAAGACCAACGAGAGGGCATCACACGGGGTAATCTAATGAGACACTTTGGTTTTAACTCAACCCCTGACCTAGAGAGTGCCGCATTATTTTATAGCCTCGACCCTGATAAATACCTTGAGGAGTTATCCGGATGGCAGTGTAAACCTATGGATAAAAACAACAGTAGAAGCCGCTTTTTTCCCCATAAGTCTTAA